In one window of Henckelia pumila isolate YLH828 chromosome 1, ASM3356847v2, whole genome shotgun sequence DNA:
- the LOC140875399 gene encoding BRI1 kinase inhibitor 1-like, with amino-acid sequence MEIQEQLVRNRGEDKQSEGQQRNASPSPSPSPSPPSNSSSPAHEFTFTISLHPQSKLAEKDKSSSHPSFAIDLTPADEIFFHGHLLPLHLLSNLPASPRFSTDSLDSFTLPIKDFHQENNIDRGFINIDHTSTHQESNCSTTVPQEKETAKSRSFSWIPKWRKGCENGKLGHQEKEEKQKRKPKIDISDAVKKYMRLIKPLLSFRNRRMAPAQLHRQAYSFSGNLRVRNKKEIRGKRGEFSAPASMRTSPTNSGLLVATGTATPTATDSTMEEVQAAIQSAIAHCKKSIATEDKIKTP; translated from the coding sequence ATGGAAATACAGGAGCAGTTGGTTAGAAACAGGGGAGAAGATAAGCAGAGTGAAGGGCAACAGAGAAATGCGTCTCCGTCTCCGTCTCCGTCTCCGTCTCCGCCTTCGAATTCGTCGTCTCCCGCACACGAGTTCACCTTCACGATTTCCCTCCATCCGCAATCGAAACTCGCGGAGAAGGACAAGTCGTCGTCGCATCCTTCGTTCGCCATCGACTTAACACCGGCCGACGAGATTTTCTTCCACGGTCACTTGCTCCCGCTGCACTTGCTCTCCAATCTCCCCGCCTCGCCGCGCTTCTCCACCGACTCCTTGGACAGCTTCACTCTCCCCATAAAGGactttcatcaagaaaacaacattgatCGTGGATTCATCAACATCGATCACACTAGTACTCATCAAGAAAGTAATTGCAGCACCACTGTCCCGCAAGAAAAGGAGACGGCGAAATCGAGATCCTTTTCCTGGATTCCGAAATGGAGAAAAGGGTGTGAAAACGGGAAGCTGGGTCATcaagaaaaagaagagaaacagAAAAGGAAGCCGAAAATCGACATAAGCGACGCTGTGAAAAAGTACATGAGATTGATCAAGCCTCTTCTTTCATTCAGAAACAGGAGAATGGCCCCAGCTCAACTCCATCGGCAGGCCTATTCGTTTTCGGGGAATTTACGCGTACGAAACAAGAAGGAAATTAGAGGGAAGAGAGGAGAATTCTCGGCGCCAGCTTCCATGAGGACTTCTCCCACAAACAGTGGCCTTCTGGTGGCGACCGGAACCGCCACCCCTACCGCAACCGATAGCACAATGGAGGAGGTGCAGGCTGCAATCCAATCCGCCATTGCTCATTGCAAGAAATCCATTGCAACAGAAGATAAAATCAAGACTCCATAA